The proteins below come from a single Aptenodytes patagonicus chromosome 2, bAptPat1.pri.cur, whole genome shotgun sequence genomic window:
- the LOC143157064 gene encoding sterile alpha motif domain-containing protein 9-like produces MENANTEKKEESHSYQHIEQWTKEEVKQWATEVVKIDQKHAEILFNQEVTGFTLKLITKADFVEMGIPYGPALQLMYFLKEHGILARGSNQAVEQESTEQSLDEEGEDGEMAKKECKKKYGSFNSSILQDSKTEPIEDKKAMKSADKENVSEKPLSGSQHPTGKMCMPYPFDNFSDGTRYTQYNILNVPETGPLNLIDPAHEFKSLTNTENTLEEDIMMKFSNEVFRFAAACMNSRTNGTIHFGVHDNPHGEIEGIKVTKKETYVDHLNKFIGKYFNEQYTSIAKACIREPRFVEVLLQNGTPSYKFVIEIDVVPKHCICGAKYFCTKTYEYETKSWKKAVFIRDGASSKNIQNTKEFETFKGTLTSLADSRKKAEEEYNLKQKKSMNEGLKLVSLLTGNRDSLDSSYYDYYILVTNKCHQSQTSHLDFLQEIKWFAVLDFDFESEMNGVFKTYKKNRNAKSHFPDYFENKVGSVSEQAEKLKLHQETNWIFCNGGSDFKGNSKPPLDSTSWQQDRAAGVRKMISFLSHKDVKQSGKFLIVFLLLSTVEDSVDPLTETFMTFYQELKGLEYMVCICIGAGTYQRWKDLLHARGISEEALSNKCVSNLTLQMVNGTIMKLKTVTQSSKRLLPSVGHSTILLKKKEDSMAALEILCENECKDTEIEKDADKFENFRKEREEDFYRGGKVSWWNFYFSSENYTSDFIRRDSYEKLEQLIVSSSNSANQSPVKIINLYHHPGCGGTTLAMHILWDLRKQFRCAVLKNKTSDFATQLTTLLTCGANNDTGYLPVLLLVDDFEEQENVYFLEKEIQAAITEKCIRYVTPLVIILNCMRSQNPDESSTTYSLNSISLKHTLSEKEQRAFDQKLKYIEKVHPNPDNFYSFMILKKNFDKQYIEKVVKNTLHNLNTASKPAQLVCYLTLLNSYVRTSIVSISLCEEFLGINSQEFGCSKDKLIEKMGICSNILIYDQVHEYTRYKGLRIIHPLIASHCLTELKRTYDLPKSEITLQLLKEDVFYKTWLKKDKLIHDIQTLLITRQRKEHGDESDTLFSPLIEAIHREEKCGNVEYVLKEASTRFEQNGYICQALARYFYIKEKKFDSALYWAKEAKQRAQHNSYVSDTLGQVFKSKLRHCVECKAKNTVLTAEELKYLLELAEKASQAFRESQCQAENAGNGQYLQQEKLKRKFKMYNTAGYQGEIETGLYVIDVLWRVPFFRKDDLQCRKNMTKYLSGNSVLNVDKPNTESEMFKVLEHYSSFLCNLRSRMKRAFDFFEDYFVFFKTQTNEKEIVEAKSYEKVQEHFTKYTEIFCDFSFEQLKSKQVSKWSRSQYIEAYRDTMEASKAGSFSGILEYLHRNHRNADREIEDIVEAYAVLLENAEATLKDKQNLILANVVLSCIRPKSTKLHPSKVLRSLLLSILQEVEPTSQCVEPFFLASLLFWPQNTKELNKDSKKMETFVRRLSESFKELYGTLHCSRQPLALFYLAKGSGLNRFVHKGKIDQLFSSLSEQELNSLWQSGSIWKTQAVQDLLLPLDGRAEGKVIYVDYGSTETFRIPVKPVPSCLLKNGPNIERVSFYLGFSIAGLLAYNTQSLSLKK; encoded by the coding sequence atggaaaatgcaaacactgaaaaaaaagaggaatcaCATTCATATCAGCATATTGAACAGTGGACAAAAGAGGAAGTCAAACAATGGGCAACTGAAGTTGTTAAGATTGACCAGAAACATGCAGAAATCCTGTTTAACCAAGAAGTGACTGGTTTTACTTTGAAACTGATTACTAAAGCAGATTTTGTGGAAATGGGCATACCTTATGGGCCTGCTCTTCAATTAATGTATTTCCTGAAAGAGCATGGCATTCTAGCTAGAGGTTCAAACCAGGCTGTGGAACAAGAAAGCACTGAACAGAGTCTTGAtgaagaaggagaagatggagaaATGGCAAAGAAAGAGTGCAAGAAGAAATATGGGTCATTTAATTCCAGTATACTACAGGATTCTAAGACAGAGCCCATAGAAGACAAAAAAGCAATGAAGTCAGCTGACAAAGAGAATGTATCAGAGAAGCCACTGTCAGGCAGCCAGCACCCAACTGGAAAGATGTGTATGCCATATCCTTTTGATAATTTCAGTGATGGTACTCGATACACACAGTATAATATTCTTAATGTCCCTGAAACAGGGCCACTCAATCTCATTGATCCAGCACATGAATTCAAATCACTTACCAACACAGAGAATACACTAGAAGAGGATATCATGATGAAATTTAGCAATGAAGTCTTTAGATTTGCTGCAGCCTGCATGAACTCCCGCACAAATGGCACTATTCATTTTGGAGTCCATGACAATCCACATGGGGAAATTGAAGGAATAAAAGTTACCAAAAAAGAAACATACGTTGACCATTTGAATAAGTTCATCGGAAAGTACTTTAACGAGCAATACACCAGCATTGCAAAAGCTTGCATTAGAGAACCTAGATTTGTGGAAGTATTATTACAAAATGGAACTCCATCATATAAGTTTGTCATTGAAATAGATGTGGTTCCCAAACACTGCATCTGTggtgcaaaatatttctgtaccaAAACATACGAATATGAGACTAAGAGTTGGAAAAAAGCTGTCTTCATCCGGGATGGAGCTAGttccaaaaatattcaaaatacaaaagaatttGAAACTTTTAAAGGTACCTTGACATCTTTAGCAGATTCTCgtaaaaaagcagaggaagaatatAACTTAAAGCAAAAGAAGTCAATGAATGAAGGACTAAAGCTAGTTAGTCTGCTCACGGGTAACAGGGACTCACTAGATAGCTCTTATTATGACTACTACATTTTGGTAACAAACAAGTGCCACCAAAGTCAAACTTCGCACTTAGACTttttacaagaaataaaatggtTTGCTGTGCTTGACTTTGATTTTGAATCAGAAATGAATGGTGTGTTCAAGACTTACAAAAAAAATCGAAATGCCAAATCTCACTTCCcagattattttgaaaacaaggtGGGTTCAGTTTCTGAACAAGCTGAAAAGCTGAAACTGCATCAGGAGACCAACTGGATTTTCTGCAATGGTGGATCAGACTTCAAAGGCAATAGCAAACCACCATTAGATTCCACTTCATGGCAACAAGACAGAGCTGCTGGTGTCAGAAAAatgatttcatttctttcacacAAAGATGTAAAGCAGAGTGGAAAGTTTTTAATagtgtttcttttgctttccacagTGGAAGATTCAGTGGATCCCCTTACTGAGACTTTTATGACATTTTACCAAGAATTAAAGGGACTAGAATACATGGTCTGCATTTGCATTGGTGCAGGCACGTACCAGCGATGGAAAGATCTTCTGCATGCTAGAGGCATTAGTGAGGAAGCACTTTCAAACAAATGTGTTTCTAATTTAACCCTGCAAATGGTGAATGGTACCatcatgaaattaaaaacagtgaCACAGTCTTCAAAAAGACTTCTGCCCTCTGTTGGTCATTCTACCATTCTtctaaagaagaaagaagacTCCATGGCAGCACTGGAAATACTTtgtgaaaatgaatgcaaagacACAGAAATAGAGAAGGATGCAGATAAATTTGAAAATTTCCGGAAAGAGCGGGAAGAAGATTTTTATCGAGGTGGTAAAGTATCATGGTggaatttctatttttcttctgaaaattataCTTCAGATTTTATCAGAAGGGACAGTTATGAAAAGCTTGAACAGCTAATTGTGTCTTCATCTAATAGTGCTAATCAATCACCTGTAAAAATTATCAACCTTTACCACCACCCAGGCTGTGGTGGGACAACATTAGCTATGCATATCCTTTGGGATCTCCGGAAGCAATTCAGATGTgctgttctgaaaaacaaaacaagtgatttTGCAACACAGCTGACAACTTTACTCACCTGTGGAGCAAACAATGACACAGGCTATTTACCAGTGTTACTTCTTGTGGATGATTTTGAAGAGCaagaaaatgtctattttctggagaaagaaattCAGGCAGCTATAACAGAAAAATGCATTCGGTATGTAACTCCTTTAGTGATCATTCTAAACTGTATGAGATCTCAGAATCCTGATGAAAGTTCAACAACCTATTCCTTgaacagtatttctttaaaacatacgCTTTCTGAAAAAGAGCAAAGGGCCTTTGATCAGAAactaaaatatattgaaaaggtGCATCCAAATCCTGACAATTTCTATTCATTtatgattttgaagaaaaactttgaTAAACAGTACATAGAAAAAGTGGTAAAAAATACCTTGCATAACTTGAATACTGCGTCTAAACCAGCACAACTTGTTTGCTATCTAACACTGTTAAACTCGTATGTAAGAACATCTATAGTTTCAATATCACTATGTGAAGAATTCTTAGGAATTAATTCTCAAGAGTTTGGCTGCAGTAAAGATAAATTGATAGAAAAGATGGGAATTTGTTCCAATATTCTAATATATGATCAGGTACATGAATACACGAGATACAAAGGTCTTCGTATCATTCACCCATTGATAGCATCTCACTGCCTAACAGAATTGAAACGAACCTATGACTTGCCTAAAAGTGAAATCACATTGCAGTTATTGAAAGAAGATGTATTTTATAAGACTTGGTTAAAGAAAGACAAACTTATTCATGATATACAAACCCTGCTGATTACCAGGCAGCGCAAGGAACATGGCGATGAGTCAGACACATTGTTTTCCCCCTTAATTGAAGCCATTCATAGGGAAGAGAAGTGTGGTAATGTGGAATATGTGTTAAAAGAAGCATCCACTAGATTTGAGCAAAACGGTTACATTTGCCAAGCCTTAGCAAGATACTTCtacatcaaagaaaagaaatttgacTCTGCATTATACTGGGCCAAAGAAGCCAAACAAAGAGCACAACACAATTCATACGTATCAGATACGCTAGGTCAAGTCTTCAAAAGTAAGCTAAGACACTGTGTAGAGTGCAAAGCAAAGAATACAGTCCTGACAGCTGAGGAACTGAAATACTTGCTAGAGCTTGCTGAGAAGGCTTCACAGGCTTTCAGAGAATCTCAGTGTCAAGCTGAAAATGCAGGCAATGGACAATatttgcagcaggaaaagcttaaaagaaagtttaaaatgtACAATACTGCTGGTTATCAGGGAGAGATAGAAACTGGTCTTTATGTTATTGATGTCCTTTGGCGTGttccttttttcagaaaagatgacTTACAGTGTAGAAAAAATATGACAAAGTATCTATCAGGAAACAGTGTTTTGAATGTAGATAAGCCTAACACAGAGAGTGAAATGTTCAAGGTTCTTGAACATTATTCCAGCTTTTTATGTAATTTGCGATCACGGATGAAAAGGGCATTTGACTTTTTTGAAGACTACtttgtgtttttcaaaacacAGACCAACGAAAAAGAAATTGTAGAAGCAAAATCGTATGAGAAGGTTCAAGAACATTTTaccaaatacacagaaatattttgtgatttCAGTTTTGAGCAACTAAAAAGTAAACAGGTCTCAAAGTGGTCCAGGTCTCAGTATATAGAAGCATACAGGGACACTATGGAGGCTTCCAAAGCAGGCTCATTTTCTGGCATTCTGGAATACCtccacagaaatcacagaaatgctgACAGAGAAATAGAAGACATAGTAGAAGCCTATGCAGTTTTGTTGGAGAATGCAGAAGCAACTCTGAAAGACAAACAGAATTTGATTTTGGCAAATGTTGTTCTGAGCTGCATTAGACCTAAATCCACTAAGTTACATCCTTCTAAGGTGCTGAGAAGTCTGCTTCTAAGCATTCTACAGGAAGTGGAACCAACTTCACAGTGTGTAGAGCCCTTCTTCCTAGCCTCCTTGTTGTTCTGGCCCCAAAATACAAAAGAACTAAATAAAGATTCcaagaaaatggaaacttttgttAGACGCTTAAGTGAGTCTTTCAAAGAGCTCTATGGAACCCTGCATTGTTCCAGGCAGCCTCTGGCTCTTTTCTATCTGGCGAAAGGCAGTGGCCTGAACAGATTtgttcacaaaggaaaaatagatCAGCTTTTCAGTTCACTTTCAGAACAGGAACTGAATTCCCTCTGGCAGAGTGGAAGTATCTGGAAGACACAGGCTGTTCAAGACCTTTTGCTTCCTTTGGATGGAAGAGCTGAGGGTAAGGTTATCTACGTAGACTACGGCAGCACTGAAACCTTTAGGATACCAGTGAAGCCTGTTCCCTCATGCCTATTGAAAAATGGCCCAAACATAGAAAGAGTGTCTTTTTACCTTGGGTTTTCCATTGCTGGTCTCCTGGCATACAACACACAAagtctgtcattaaaaaaatag